The Patescibacteria group bacterium DNA window CTATGTGGAGCTCTTGACTGTATGTCCCAATGTTTGCCAACATTACAGCCGGCGTGATTTTAGCGGCCTCCCTAAAGACACAGCCAACAGCGCTATCTTCTATCTGCCTTATTGATTCCTCCTTACTACCAATGGTAGTTAAGAAGAGGAGATAGTCAGTGATTTTCCAGCGGATTACTAATACAACCTCCGCGGTTATTCTCACATTAAGTGGGTCATCTACAGGAGGGATGATTAGCTGTTTTAGTCTGCTGATTTCCAATTTTTGTATTTCTTCCTCTGTCATCGGGGGTCCGAACGGAACCCGTATGGGTGGAAAAAGCCCATCGGGAACAAGACCATCCCCTCTGAATATCTTAGTAGGGTCACCCGGAATCTCGTCTTGTATCGTGAGACAAGTTTCTGTTTTGATTTGGCATATCCCAATAGGGGAGAACACTAAACCAGAAGACAGGTTGCTCACGGGTTTTCCAAAGATGAGTCTCGCCCCGAGCTCCGTTGGCCCTATTCTACGGAGACTTACTAAGGTGTAGAGTACAAGCGTTAGAAGCAGTGCCTGCCCCCAGTTTAAGGTCATTCCACTGATTGTCTTTGTGTAGGGGAGTAACAACAATCCTGTTATAAACAGCGTTATGTATATAGCCGCTGTTATTTTCCAAAACCATCCAATCTTCTTTATAAAGTTTTTCATCACATCCTCCTTTTATGCAGAAAGTTTTTAGGTTATTTAGATGTTAAAGAAACGTTATTTTCTGTTAAAATTATACATAAAAATGATAAAAAGTCAACGGCCAATGGTAATGTCCACACACATATTGCACTTTTTTTAGATAATCC harbors:
- a CDS encoding SPFH domain-containing protein, whose protein sequence is MTLNWGQALLLTLVLYTLVSLRRIGPTELGARLIFGKPVSNLSSGLVFSPIGICQIKTETCLTIQDEIPGDPTKIFRGDGLVPDGLFPPIRVPFGPPMTEEEIQKLEISRLKQLIIPPVDDPLNVRITAEVVLVIRWKITDYLLFLTTIGSKEESIRQIEDSAVGCVFREAAKITPAVMLANIGTYSQELHIEIQERIDGWGVELQTAQIKMINLHHTLNDAVGDVPEATLKAIARVKSAGAEKEAKRLLGEGDGSAEEAILRGRTKGLVNMKKALDVSSDVIIGAETARAITANPGQKTIVVGSEGFKEIMAVGSALGLGEKRDRRE